GTCATTTTTACCGTAGCTCCAAAACTTTCCGCATGATCAGCAATCATTAAACTATCCGTAGCAATAATAATAGAGGCGGGTCTTGCTTTCAGTGCCTGTTGATAAACACGTTGAATAACGGTAAGCCCCTCTATCTCCATCATTAACTTGCCGGGCAGACGCGTGGACTGGTAGCGAGCGGGTATAATTACGTGAAAGGCAAGACTCATAATTGCTCTTTTTCCTCGAGTGGAATTAAGCGGGCTTCCTGTTCAAGCATGACAGGTATACCTTCACGGACAGGATAAGCTAAACGGTCAAATCGACAAATTAATTCATTTTCTTTAAAAATTAATTTACCTTTACAAAGCGGACAAACCAGAATTTCAAGCAAACGCTTATCCACGAGTATCTCCTTGCGTTATTTGATTGCGCACATAAACAGGTACTGCCTCGGCAGCGGTAATGGCTCGTATAGTATCATTTAACGTAAGGCGAATCATCGTTTTAGCCTGCGGATAAATCTCAAGTTGCTTAATCACACGTGTTTGCACCAACGCCGGCAAGTGCCCTAGGTAAGGCTTAAAACCTATCCCTGCAATTATTAAAGGCGCATCAGAAGCCAATGCTAATGCTGATAGTTCTGAAACATGTTCTTTTGCATCACGTTGAGTACACGTATAGCAAGCCCAGTAAACCTGATTCATACGTGCATCAATCAGCGCTAAAACTTCAGTGTTTGGAGCCATTTGATGTTGACAACATACTTCCTCAGCAATCGCTGCCAGACTACTTACAGGATAAAGGGGAAGATCATGAGCGTAAGCTAAACCTTTTGCGACGCTACAAGCAATGCGCAGTCCGGTAAAACTGCCAGGCCCCCTGCCATAAACAATTCCATCGAGCTGAGTTAATGTCAGCTCCGCTTCAGCCAATAACTGCTCAATCATTGGCAATAATAATTGAGCATGCTGGCGCTGTGCACCTTGCTCCAGACTTTTTATGTTGCCGTTTATGCTTAAAGCAACGGAAGCACATGCTGTTGATGTATCAATGGCTAGCAGATTCATTTTTTAAAGCCAATTCTTTAATGAAAGTCAGTACGGTAAGTTCTTCCCGAGTTTTACGCAGTGTAGGTAAACTCGCAAAAATCAAGCGTCCATATTCCCTTCCGGTTAATCGGGGATCAGCAATCATTAACACTCCTCGATCAGTCACATCACGAATAAGACGCCCTACCCCTTGTTTTAAAGCCAACACTGCATTGGGTAATGATAGTTCATCAAACCCCGATAAGCCTTGAGATTTAAAATAAGCCATTTTTCCCCGAACTACAGGATCTACCGGGTTAGCAAAAGGTAATTTATCAATTATAACACAGGATAAAGCGTCTCCTTTTACATCGACACCTTCCCAAAAAGTGGCAGTGCCTAAAAGTACAGCATTTCCCAGTTGACGAAAACGCGCCAATAAAATTGGTTTTGCCTCTTCCCCC
This region of Legionella clemsonensis genomic DNA includes:
- a CDS encoding Trm112 family protein — protein: MDKRLLEILVCPLCKGKLIFKENELICRFDRLAYPVREGIPVMLEQEARLIPLEEKEQL
- the tsaB gene encoding tRNA (adenosine(37)-N6)-threonylcarbamoyltransferase complex dimerization subunit type 1 TsaB, which encodes MNLLAIDTSTACASVALSINGNIKSLEQGAQRQHAQLLLPMIEQLLAEAELTLTQLDGIVYGRGPGSFTGLRIACSVAKGLAYAHDLPLYPVSSLAAIAEEVCCQHQMAPNTEVLALIDARMNQVYWACYTCTQRDAKEHVSELSALALASDAPLIIAGIGFKPYLGHLPALVQTRVIKQLEIYPQAKTMIRLTLNDTIRAITAAEAVPVYVRNQITQGDTRG